CACAAACTGCCACAACCCTTGGAACCGAGCCAGTTTCTGGCTTTGGAAGCCACTGAATATAGCTCACAATATAGTTCTGGACtgcagtattgtgtgtgtgtgtgtgtgtgtgttgtgggttGCAGTACTGTATGAGGGAATGTGTGCGCTTGGGTGCGAGAACTGACTCTTGCATTCAGTCCGGTGTGTGCTTGTGAGCGCTTTGGTTCGGATGCTGTTTGCATACTGCTTCTGCTCTCTTGATCTTTTTGTTTCGGATGACGAAGCGTGTTGTCAACGAAAAAAGCAAACGTTCCTCCCTATGCtagcagaataaaaaaaatgcagaccaAGTGGAATTAATCATATACCGTCTGCCTCTGGGTAGCTATTTTAATAACCCCCTCACTCATCTGCACAAGGTTCCAGTTACAATCATGACCATGCTCAAACGCAGATATCTGTCTTCAAGCCTGGCCTTATGAAATCTATTGGAGAGAGAAGTCAGGcctaaagaaaaacaatggaGATCTTTGGAAACCTTTGTGCCTTCTCAGAACTGCTTTTTTTGAAGCGTAACGTTTTAACTGCGTTCCTGTTACGTTGCGGTAACATTACTACAGTTTCACAGCAGCATGGCGAGAAATTTACCTTTAGCTGTGAACTACCTATTTCCATGTGTGGTATTTCCACAAACAGTGCCCCAGCTGCAATGTTGGCAATTCAGGACTTGAACCTGTTCACAAGAAATGATGGTATTATACGATATTTTTATTGGACTTTTTTATCACAGGAATGATGGGTGTTTTCTGAACGTAGCCAATCAGTCATGAACACACTCAGCCAGTCTTCTGAGGCAACTGTAGTAGACTTGTCCAATGGACACTGGATGCATATTGACACAATTTAGATATACACTGGTCTTGGGTTCAAGGGGATTGTCTTACCTCAGCTGAAAACACCCCCTCCTAGTGTTAATCATTCTGACTGTCCTACCCTCCAAAAGCCAGCTACATGGGTATGCTGGAAGGTACCAGCAGCCATCTGGGTGCTACAGCGCACATCGTGAGCTGTAATAACAAGCGGCTGTAAGGTGTTCGCACCCACAGCTGTTTCTCACATCTCAGCAGCTAAACTGGTTTGGTATATCGGTTGGTCATAATTAAgcccccactccaccccaccctccccacctccacctcccccgCTTTCTCCAAAATTATTTGATGCAGTGTGTAAAATCAAGATCTCCCTACGCTCTGATTTAACCCCCTAGTTCTAGTTTTTCGCTTTGATACCCATCCACTCAACAAGAAGGACAGGCCGAGGCCAAAAAatcctcccccttccccccactcccctgccATGTGTCtgtccctttccctttccccaATGTTTCCCCCTGTCCGTCAGTCCTTCCCTCTTCAGTCTCTTCTACATCCGGTAGTTCCTGCCACCCGTGTTTCCTCGACTGGAGTTCTTCTGATGTACCTCCTGAAACAGAGTCGGAAAAGGCTTTGGTTCAGAGCACCTCGAGCAGCAGCGTGCAGCATCCCAGCTGCGACATGATTAAATGGTAACTCTATACCGGACTGGAAAGAGACTCggagcatgaatgaatgagGATTTATAACGCGCAGGAAACAGAGCCAGGGCATGAATGAATGGAGATTTATAATGCGCAGGGAACAGCCAGAGCATGAATGAATGGGGATTTATTATGCAGGGGAAACAGAGCCAGAGCATGAATTCATTGAGACTCGCAATTCTGAAAACAGAGCCAGGATGGAGTCTGGCATGCAATCCCCGCGGTGACTCCATACGCAGTCCCGGAGTATGAAATATAGAAACCGAGCAGGCACGCGGAGGGAGTGCATCTGAGGGCCTGTCACAGAAATCACCCGACCCGTCCTCTGATCGCCCTGCAGGTCACCTGCAGAGACACCTGAGCGGCGTCTGATTCACGACGAGGGACGTGGCCATCGAGTTACCGACGAGCACATAGCAACGactctgctctctttctctttaatGCATGCACTGTTGACATGGAAACACAACATGGTGCTTTTGGGACATGCTGGCATGCTTCATATCTGACACAACCGCAGGAGCACTGGGCCACAGCCCAGGCATGCAGGTTTAAAAAACTCACATGTCACAAGGGAGACATACCTTACAGGATGGGTGACTATTACCAgacatgtgtttctgtgaaaaaagaGCAGTAATGGCTCAATCACACGGTCGGGACTAGAGAGaatggtcatgtgacccagaGGGTCAACTGGGCAGTGGCAGTCATGAGCAGAGGGAGGCAACATAGATATTCTATATGCTGACAAGATATTCAACTCCGTCTGGTTGACATTGAAAAGTCTCTGCCATAGGAGTCCTCATCTGCAGGctcattataaatattcatgaaaggATGTGGTCTGAATCAGAACATCCACTGTTAGCATAGCAATGCAGACAACACTAGATCCTCCTGTTACCTTCAAGAACTTTCTGGACAAAGCTCAACAGAGGATGCAAGGAACACcacagctgaatatctggtcagaAACACATAGAATGTCTATGGAGATACTGCctggaatgaaaacaattcaCATATAACAGATATGATCTTGTAAGTTTAACCCTTAACCCCACATTATCAGTCTAAAtaagactgaaaataaaagagaaatattacaaaaaaatgtgtctgcatCAGTCCTGTGCATCAAAACGCGCTCTGCAGCGgcatctgttcattttcagagagAATAAATATTTCCTTTATGATTACTTTATGCAGCCTTGAACAGAGACTCTGGTGGAATCGTGAATGATGCATCcgaaatgatggaaaaaaaatctaacataTGTTGTTGCAAATTAAAACTCCACTAGATGAAGCTGACTGCTCATTTAAAACCCCAACAGATGCTGACAGATCACTGAAACAAATCTTTGCAATGTGTTATCAGTGATTTTACCACTTAACAAGCACATTATAGTTGTCTTTGTCTTCTCTTTAGTACTACTTTCCCTTTAGTGCATACACTACTGCCAATCTATAGCATGGTGGGTGACAATAGCTCAGTTTGTGAAAGTGTTGGCAGTAGTTTTCAGGGTATCTGGATATCCTTTTTGATGTTGCAgattttagcaaaaaaaaaagacatgcatgctCAGCTACATCTAAAGCAAGCACCACATCTACAGAGAGCAGGTTTCTCTGCTTGAGTTGGCACATAAACGTTCCCCTGGTGTCACTTTCCTCTTGAACAGAGTATTGCATCCCTATGATCTTTGTGCCACCAGCCTCCAACACCAGACCTCATGTAAGAAGCCAGAACCCTGTATGCAAACCCAAAGTGGagtcatgccccccccccatatttttggctgttctgtgtgtgcaggcagcCACTCACTTTCTGGGTTTTTGGTATGTCAGTGTGCCGCTGCGCCCTGACGGAGCGGGCGGCCTTGCCGGACTTGACCGGTGCGCAGTACATCTCCAGTCTGCGCAGCTCACAGCTCTGGAAACAGCACTCATCCACTATGCCACGGTTGTGGGGCCGCCTTGAGCTGGATCCATAGCCTGTGGGTTtacctgagagacagagagagagggagagagagagagagagagagagagagagagagagagagagagagagagagagtgatcaCCTGGGACTGAGGGAGCACGAATGTGTTTATCTGGGAATGTGGTTCAGAGACAcctgggagtgagtgagtgtgagagagagagggagaggggaggtttATCttggagacaaagagagggataGAGGCTGGATTTACCTGGCAGCTACAAAAAAGGACGGGAAGAGGAACAAGAATAAGCCGAGAGACTGGGTTTTGTTAGAGAAACAGGTGAACACAAGAACACAATTTCCTAAGAAATATCAAAGTGGCTCTATATAACCACACTGTTTTAGCTCtgcacatattttctttttctgatgtCACCTGGGTGGGTATAGTACTGTCAGAACTGGGCTCTGGCAGTAAACATTTATGATGGAAATTAGGCGTGGGATCAATGAATGGGCTGAAGAGACAGAGGGTTGTATCTGTGCCTACATCATACTGGTGTGTGTCCACAAGACCAGGAGTGATGCAGGACACTGGACAGGCCCGGACCTACGcaaagacagagcagcagctgcagctggttaCTAATCACTACAGCAGCTGCTTGCTGTGTTATCAGCAGGCCTGTGTAAACGCATTTCTGGGAGaagcactgaacacagctgttACATGTCTCACTCACTGCTATGATAACCCTCTGTGGATTTTAGgagttttgacattttgtgtcTTATTTCCTTTATACAGAGCACAATAAAATAGGTGGTCTTTTATAACATTCTTAAAATCAAATCCTTGGTGATGACCTCGCAATTACAGTATGTGGCGGCAACACACGTTGGCCAAATTTGCCATCAGTGGCTCCAGTTGCTCTCCAATCACTGCTCAATGTTTTGGCCACACCTGCTACACAGTATACAGGTGCTCTCCACATTGATTCACGCCTGTGATTAAgcaggaacaaaaaaatgacattttttcacatcATACTTTTGCACAAAGCAAAGTCATATTATTCAATCATCATGTATTCCAGAACACACAAGGGAAACATCTGTTCGCACCTTTTCGTAAGCCTTTAAATAAAACCCAACAAAAACAACTCTACACATACATCCTGCTTTTTGGAAGATCAATggagaatataaatatatagaggTCTCCTTaagtttccttgtttttctcaaaaCCAAAGAGTTAAATTCAGCTCGCCTGTGTTGTCATTACAGCAAACGCCCACATTCCACTACATCTTGGGTGGGATCTAGTGTGATGTCAGGGACCAGAGCTCTCCTTTCagagagacaaaaggaaaaacactaCAGCTTCCTGAGCGTTCTCAATCCCATCATTACTGTGTCTGCGGGGCTACTCCGCCCTAGCCCTGGAGGACCTCAGGTGAAATAGCTGAGTAGTGCTGACTCTATGATACCAAGATGCCGGATATTCAGGGGGAATTCAAATGTCCTGCATATTTAATGAAGCAGTCTAAACTGGGCATAGGCAGAACAACAGGTGCTCTTCCCCCTTGTACGCAACACATATGGATACTCATGTTGCCTGTTTGTAGCTTTACAAAGCATTTTGATGGTCTGTAATaactttttcctgtttttgtagCCATGCCTTGGGCTGATTAACATGGTACTCCCAACACTAAGGACATGGACTCCTCAGTGTTAAACACACAGGAAATAGCACTAATAGCACAATATCGGCCCTTGTTAAAAGGGGGTCACAATGTCCCCAGCATTGAGAGTGTCACATCCTGGCATTAAAGTGCAAGATATGGATCATCTATCTACCCACCCAGCAAGGTCATGTGGAATCCGCTCACCATACAGAGAGGAGAGTATCCACATGGAGCCCATCACTCTTTCACAAAAAATCTAACATGGTAACCCTGCTACTTTCCTTTTCTACTGACAAAAAAGAGTTATTAGGGGTTTCAACATAGGAGGCTGGCAGACATTACGTGGGGCACACAGGCCCCCAGCCATTATCTGAGCATAAATAATTTCCATTGACTTTAAAATGGCCGTTTTCATCTGTACGATGGGTGCACAGTAAACAAGCCAAAAATCTGAATCAAAGATGGCTGCTCGTTTGTGCTCAGAAAGTGAGAGTTGGAGGTGGAATGCTGCAAATGCTGCAGTAAGCTATAATTTGAAGAGTTTGTAGCTGAGCTGTGTTGCAATAGTCCCTGACCTGAAGGACCAGGATTTGGCGTGTGTACTGTGGGTGCTGCAGTAGGCATTGATCTGGGGATTTGAATCATTGAGGCACTGGCTGTTACTGAGGAATATCTGAATGAGAGGGAAGAAGAAATGTATTGATGAGGTACatctgaggaggagaggcatTAGCTATCATTGAGAGATTTGAGCGGGAGGAGCCACAACACGACATATTGATGAAGGAGATCTGAATGAGAAAAGGGGCACTAGGTGTTGATGAAGGGGATCTGAATGAATGTACAGAGGCACTAGGTGTCGATGATGGAGATTAAAATTAAAGCAGAAGCACTAAGCATTGATGAAACAGACCTGAATGACAGTAGAGGCCCTAGGTATTGATGGAGGAGATTAGAATGAGAGGAGATGCCTCTGGCTTGTTCAGACATCAGGGCTTTGAGCATTCTCCCTCCAACTGGCACGCAGCCTAGCCAGATGCCCTGACTGCAGCAGCCCgccgggggagagagagagtcagggttTACGACAACGGGAGCAGCAGAGTCTT
The sequence above is a segment of the Megalops cyprinoides isolate fMegCyp1 chromosome 23, fMegCyp1.pri, whole genome shotgun sequence genome. Coding sequences within it:
- the igf1 gene encoding insulin-like growth factor I isoform X1 — its product is MGMFNGHFFQWQLCDVFKCKMCCISCTHTLSLVLCVLTLTPVMTAGPETLCGAELVDTLQFVCGDRGFYFSKPTGYGSSSRRPHNRGIVDECCFQSCELRRLEMYCAPVKSGKAARSVRAQRHTDIPKTQKKHMSGNSHPSCKEVHQKNSSRGNTGGRNYRM
- the igf1 gene encoding insulin-like growth factor I isoform X2, which gives rise to MGMFNGHFFQWQLCDVFKCKMCCISCTHTLSLVLCVLTLTPVMTAGPETLCGAELVDTLQFVCGDRGFYFSKPTGYGSSSRRPHNRGIVDECCFQSCELRRLEMYCAPVKSGKAARSVRAQRHTDIPKTQKEVHQKNSSRGNTGGRNYRM